Within the Tissierellales bacterium genome, the region CCAAGTTCTGTTTCTTCTACAGCAAGTTCTGAAATTTCTTCAATAGTTCCTGGTTTTACAATATTCCATACAATTGCTGTTACTAAATGATCTACTCTTTCCTGGTCATATCCTTCAGCAATCTTTTGAGCTTTTCTTGCCCTCTCAATTAATTCACCTACATATTTTTGTTCTTCTAATGTTGCCATTTATACCACTCCTTATTAAGTTAAATAAAATTTATATAAACTATAACCCTAACATTGCCATAGGTATAGTTATAGCCATTAAAACTAGTATAGGAATTAATATTTGTGTAATTGCTATGTCAAAATATCCTTCCTTGTGGGTTAGACCACATATACCAAGTAGTGTAATTTGAGCTCCTTGATGTGGTAATGAATCAAACGTTCCAGACGCAATTACAGCAATCCTATGTACATATTCTAAATTAATGCCCATAGCAACATAGGTCCCTTTTAAAGCTTCAAAAGCAATTCCCAACCCCCCTGAAGCTGAGCCAGCTGCTCCTGCTGCTACTGCAACAGTTATAGCTACAAAAAACATAGGAGACATATCCATATTAATTAACCAATTAATTAATCTTTCAAAACCAGGTGTCTCTTTCACAACACCTGCAAATCCCACGACTATAGCTGTATTTAAAATAGCTGTAGCTGAATTTGTGGCTCCCTTATTTAAAGTATCTATCCATTTATCTGTTCCATCAATATATTTCCACAAAAGAACTATTGATGATAATATCCCTATCGTAACTGCACCTTCCACAGGTAACTTCACTATATTAAAGAATATTAAAATTAATATAGCCGGAATAGCAGAAATTATCGGATTAGGTAAATCTTCAATTTTAGTTTCCTCACCATTATCTACATATCTTTTAATAGTTGGATCTTCGTAGAAAGTATATCCTTTTTTAGTCAGCGAACGAGTTCTATATTCTAACCAGGTAAAAATCAGTACATATTGAGCTATAGCTGATATTGTAGCTGGTAAAAATGCCGCTGTAGGGCTTGTCCCTAAATACCTCATTGCAACAACGTTTTGTATAGAAGGACTACCTGGTCCAGTCATTGACCATGTCCATGTTCCAGCAGATATAGCTCCTGGTATTAATCTTCTAGATATATCAGTATTTTTAAATAATTGAACTGCAATAGGATATATAGCAAAAAATACTACAAATCCACTTATTCCGCCATATGTTAATAGCCCTGTAATTGTCATTATTAAAGGTGCTACAAATTTCCCCTTGGTTACTTTTAATAGTGCATGAGCTATTGACTCTGCAGCCCTTGTTTCTTGCATTATAGAACCAAATACTGCCCCTACAAAAAATACTAGAAAGAAATTTTGAACATAATCTGCAGCGGATTCCATATAAGGTCCTAATAGCGAATCAAAAAGAGGTAATCTTGCAGTGACTATAACAAATATAGATACAAGTGGTCCTAATATAAGAGCGCTTACTCTTTTAAATGCTAATATAGTAAATAATACCAGAGCAATTACAAGAATCCATATATCAAACATTACACTCCTCCTTATATCTCACATTATCCTTTTATAAACTAATAAATACTAGTCTACAAATTATCATAAATACTATTAATATCTAAACTTATTACAATAATTTGTAGACCAGATCCTATAATTTATCTTACACCCATAACTTTTTATAGATCTTAATTATATCTTCTTTAGTTGGAATTCTTTGAGTATTTCCAGGGCTTCCACTTGCTAAAGCATCAGTAGCCATCTTATCAAGACTATCGTTAAACACCTCTTTATCTACACCATATTCTTCAAGTGTTTGTATGTTTAATTTATTTATTAAATCAATTATGGATTCTTCAAATATATCTGCTGCTTTTGTATCATCTATATTTTTATCTACTAATTCTAATTCTCTAGCTAAAAACGCAAATTCTTCAACTGCTCCTTCTTTTATAAACTTTAAACATTCTTCTAAAAGAATAGCATTAGACAATCCATGAGCAATTCCAAAGAGTGCTCCTATTGGTCTACTCATACCATGAACAATAGTTACTGAGGCATTACTAAAAGCTATTCCAGCCTCTAACGCTGCCAACGACATTTCATTTCTGCTCTCAATATTATTTCCATCTTCATAAGCAGGTAGTATATTATTATAGATTCTTTTTATTGCTGATATAGCAAAAATATCACTCATAGGCTGAGCTTTTCTAGAAGTAAAAGCTTCAATTGCATGAGTTAGAGCATCTACTCCTGTTGCTGCCGTAACAGTTGGTGGGGCAGTCATTGTCAATTCTGGATCTATTACTGATAATGTTGGTATTAAGTCTGGACCTACAAGTAACATTTTAATATTATCGACACTATCAGTAATAATAGTGAATTTTGTAGCCTCAGAACCTGTTCCAGCTGTTGTTGGAATAGCAACTAAATTTGGTGGCGGATTAGGGATAACCTTACCATTATAGTCAACTATATTTCCTTCATTAGTCAACATAGCACCTATTGCTTTCATTGCATCAATAGGGCTTCCTCCACCTGTTGCTATTAAAAAATCGCAGTTATTTTCTAAATATAACCTTTTCCCTTCATCTATCATTTCATCAATAGGTTCCCCATTAACACCATCATAAACAAAGAATTCAATTTGATTTTCATTGAGGGCTTTTTCAAGTTTTGATACTGTACCTATCTTTACCATTGTTTCGTCTGTTACTATTAAAGCCTTTTTTCCAAGTCCTTTAATATGTTCCATAGATTCCTTTAATGCATCTTGTCCTGAAACTATAGACTTTGGCATTAGAAAAAGATCTGACATACTAATCACTCCTCATATAATATAAACAATTTTTTGTATTAACTATATTATGTTGCAAAAGGTGTGCCAAGTCTAAATGGCTTGAAATAAAGGTTCCTATAGTTAAAAATTACATGATTTTATACACTCTAAAATAAGAAAAGAACATATACCATAGTTTTTACATAAAAAGCTACGGTGTATAGAATTCTATACACCGTAGCTTTTTATGACACTTCTTTGTTATTAATGATTGTCAATTTGATACTTTTCAAGCTTTTGATATAAATTAGAACGACTAATACCAAGAACTTTGGCCACACTACTTTTATTACCATCATATAATTCTAAGGTATTAGTTATTAGATCCTTCTCATAATCATCCAACATTTTCTTTAGATCACCAACTGGGACAATTGAATTATTTTTCAAAATTCTTTTAGGTAAATGTTCTTTTCTGATAATATTAGTATCAATAAAATTATATATTCTCTCAATAACGTTTTCCAATTCTCGAATATTTCCAGGCCATGAATAGTTTTTTAAATAATACATAGCCTCGTCTTCAATATTTTCAATATAAATGCCAAATTTATCATTGTACTTATTTACAAAAAAGTCACATAATAACGGAATGTCTTCTTTTCTTTCACGCAATGGAGGCAATTTAAAGGGTACTACATTTAAACGATAATATAGATCTTCCCTAAATTCTCCATCTTCTATTTTTTTAATTAAATTTTGATTAGTTGCTGCTATTATTCTCACATTTACTTTTTTAGGATCATGGCCTCCTACTTTTACAACTTCTTTATCCTGTAATACACGTAGTATCTTAGCTTGCATATCA harbors:
- a CDS encoding iron-containing alcohol dehydrogenase encodes the protein MSDLFLMPKSIVSGQDALKESMEHIKGLGKKALIVTDETMVKIGTVSKLEKALNENQIEFFVYDGVNGEPIDEMIDEGKRLYLENNCDFLIATGGGSPIDAMKAIGAMLTNEGNIVDYNGKVIPNPPPNLVAIPTTAGTGSEATKFTIITDSVDNIKMLLVGPDLIPTLSVIDPELTMTAPPTVTAATGVDALTHAIEAFTSRKAQPMSDIFAISAIKRIYNNILPAYEDGNNIESRNEMSLAALEAGIAFSNASVTIVHGMSRPIGALFGIAHGLSNAILLEECLKFIKEGAVEEFAFLARELELVDKNIDDTKAADIFEESIIDLINKLNIQTLEEYGVDKEVFNDSLDKMATDALASGSPGNTQRIPTKEDIIKIYKKLWV
- a CDS encoding Na+/H+ antiporter NhaC family protein, whose amino-acid sequence is MFDIWILVIALVLFTILAFKRVSALILGPLVSIFVIVTARLPLFDSLLGPYMESAADYVQNFFLVFFVGAVFGSIMQETRAAESIAHALLKVTKGKFVAPLIMTITGLLTYGGISGFVVFFAIYPIAVQLFKNTDISRRLIPGAISAGTWTWSMTGPGSPSIQNVVAMRYLGTSPTAAFLPATISAIAQYVLIFTWLEYRTRSLTKKGYTFYEDPTIKRYVDNGEETKIEDLPNPIISAIPAILILIFFNIVKLPVEGAVTIGILSSIVLLWKYIDGTDKWIDTLNKGATNSATAILNTAIVVGFAGVVKETPGFERLINWLINMDMSPMFFVAITVAVAAGAAGSASGGLGIAFEALKGTYVAMGINLEYVHRIAVIASGTFDSLPHQGAQITLLGICGLTHKEGYFDIAITQILIPILVLMAITIPMAMLGL
- a CDS encoding aldehyde dehydrogenase, translated to MATLEEQKYVGELIERARKAQKIAEGYDQERVDHLVTAIVWNIVKPGTIEEISELAVEETELG